In Nonomuraea sp. NBC_00507, the following are encoded in one genomic region:
- a CDS encoding oxidoreductase codes for MSDPLAVIARFPGVPEAVDEAREAVDRLYRHRVLRRASPAVSAESSLRGARASAAVEGVDVPLDALRRDEIHDPLVQGALRASAEMGRLGPTWRKAPRQVLARLHTVAAAGLVPQAALGRPRTEDEAPDPLELGPAPEAKEAAARMDGLMDLLERPTKAPAIVLAAVVHAELAVMRPFGSADGVIARSAERLTLVEYGLDPKSLVAVEVGHLELPYAAGLRAYLSGTPEGVGQWIQQCASAVSLGVRETTAICEAMQRG; via the coding sequence GTGAGTGACCCATTGGCCGTCATCGCGCGGTTCCCCGGCGTGCCGGAGGCGGTGGACGAGGCTCGCGAGGCCGTCGACAGGCTCTACCGCCACCGCGTGCTGCGCCGGGCGAGCCCCGCCGTGTCCGCGGAGTCGTCCTTGCGCGGAGCGCGTGCGTCGGCCGCCGTCGAAGGCGTCGACGTGCCGCTCGACGCCCTGCGCAGGGACGAGATCCACGACCCGCTCGTCCAGGGGGCGCTACGGGCGTCGGCCGAGATGGGCCGCCTGGGCCCGACCTGGCGCAAGGCGCCGCGCCAAGTGCTGGCCCGCCTGCACACGGTGGCGGCGGCCGGCCTCGTGCCGCAGGCCGCGCTGGGCCGTCCCCGTACGGAGGACGAGGCCCCTGACCCGCTGGAGCTGGGCCCGGCGCCGGAGGCCAAGGAGGCCGCGGCCCGCATGGACGGCCTGATGGACCTGCTGGAACGTCCTACGAAGGCGCCCGCGATCGTGCTGGCCGCCGTGGTGCACGCCGAACTGGCCGTGATGCGGCCGTTCGGCTCGGCGGACGGGGTGATCGCGCGTTCGGCCGAGCGGCTGACCCTGGTCGAGTACGGGCTGGACCCGAAGTCCCTGGTGGCCGTGGAGGTGGGGCATCTGGAGCTGCCGTATGCGGCCGGGCTGCGAGCGTACCTGAGCGGCACGCCGGAGGGCGTCGGCCAGTGGATACAGCAGTGTGCCTCCGCGGTAAGCCTCGGGGTGCGCGAGACGACCGCCATCTGCGAAGCCATGCAAAGAGGCTGA
- a CDS encoding phage holin family protein encodes MPQTPEEESLGSLVAQASSHISDLVRSEIELAKAEFRFDAKRVGTAGGLFAAAAFMAHLCLILASFAIAYALAQWMPNWLAFLIVTVFYLVVAGLLVFIGVRRLKGLAGMKRTARSIKGLKEIASPDEHLPAPRPDREPVTRDGA; translated from the coding sequence ATGCCGCAGACTCCCGAGGAAGAATCCCTGGGCTCCCTGGTCGCCCAGGCGAGCAGTCACATCTCGGACCTGGTCCGCTCGGAGATCGAGCTGGCCAAGGCCGAGTTCAGGTTCGACGCCAAGCGGGTCGGCACGGCCGGGGGCCTGTTCGCCGCGGCCGCGTTCATGGCGCATCTGTGCCTGATCCTGGCCTCGTTCGCCATCGCCTACGCGCTGGCCCAGTGGATGCCCAACTGGCTCGCCTTCCTCATCGTGACCGTGTTCTACCTGGTGGTCGCGGGTCTGCTGGTGTTCATCGGCGTGCGGCGGCTCAAGGGTCTGGCCGGGATGAAGCGCACCGCCAGGTCGATCAAGGGGCTGAAGGAGATCGCGAGTCCCGACGAACATCTGCCCGCCCCACGTCCCGATCGCGAGCCGGTGACCCGCGATGGCGCCTGA
- the acs gene encoding acetate--CoA ligase, with the protein MAPETPGTEPQALSNLLQENRRFAPPADLAAAANVTATAYDEASADRLAFWERAAERLSWAKRWDRTLEWNAPFAKWFIGGELNVAYNCVDRHVEEGRGDKVAYFWEGEPDGDTRTLTYNDLKTEVSKAANALQELGVGKGDRVAIYMPMIPELPIAMLACARIGAVHSVVFGGFSASALKSRIDDADAKLVITADGGYRRGNPSALKPTVDEAVAECPQVEHVLVVRRTGQDVPTNGKDVWWHDLVERQSDQHTPEPHDAEDPLYILYTSGTTGKPKGILHTTGGYLTQTAWTHHAVFDLKPETDIYWCTADIGWVTGHSYIVYGPLANGATSVIYEGTPDTPHRGRFWEIVQKYKITILYTAPTAIRTFMKWGDDIPAKYDMSSLRILGSVGEPINPEAYVWYREHIGGSRCPVVDTWWQTETGAIMISPLPGVTAGKPGAAMRPLPGITADVVDDQGNSVPDGGGGFLVVREPWPSMLRTIWGDDQRYIETYWSRFEGMYFPGDGAKKDEDGDLWLLGRVDDVMLVSGHNISTTEVESALVSHPKVAEAAVVGATDPVTGQAIVSFVILRGSAEESDDIAADLRNHVAKTLGPIAKPRQILVVPELPKTRSGKIMRRLLRDVAENRSVGDVTTLADSTVMNLISEKLPSAKSED; encoded by the coding sequence GTGGCCCCGGAGACCCCTGGCACCGAACCTCAGGCGCTGTCCAACCTGCTGCAGGAGAACCGCCGGTTCGCACCTCCGGCTGACCTGGCGGCGGCCGCGAACGTGACCGCAACCGCTTATGACGAGGCCTCCGCGGACCGTCTCGCCTTCTGGGAGCGTGCGGCCGAGCGGCTGAGCTGGGCCAAACGGTGGGACAGGACCCTTGAATGGAACGCCCCCTTCGCCAAGTGGTTCATCGGCGGCGAGCTCAACGTCGCCTACAACTGCGTCGACCGCCACGTCGAGGAGGGCCGCGGCGACAAGGTCGCCTATTTCTGGGAGGGCGAGCCTGACGGCGACACCCGCACCCTCACCTACAACGACCTGAAGACCGAGGTCAGCAAGGCCGCCAACGCCCTTCAAGAGCTGGGCGTCGGCAAGGGCGACCGCGTCGCGATCTACATGCCGATGATCCCGGAGCTGCCGATCGCGATGCTGGCCTGCGCCCGCATCGGCGCGGTCCACTCGGTGGTCTTCGGCGGGTTCTCGGCGAGCGCGCTGAAGAGCCGCATCGACGACGCCGACGCCAAGCTGGTGATCACGGCCGACGGCGGCTACCGCAGGGGCAATCCGAGCGCGCTCAAGCCGACGGTGGACGAGGCCGTCGCAGAGTGCCCACAGGTGGAGCACGTCCTCGTCGTACGACGCACCGGCCAGGACGTCCCCACGAACGGCAAGGACGTGTGGTGGCACGACCTGGTGGAGCGCCAGAGCGACCAGCACACCCCCGAGCCCCACGACGCCGAGGACCCGCTGTACATCCTCTACACCAGCGGCACCACCGGTAAGCCCAAGGGCATCCTGCACACCACCGGCGGCTACCTGACCCAGACGGCCTGGACGCACCACGCGGTCTTCGACCTCAAGCCGGAGACCGACATCTACTGGTGCACGGCGGACATCGGATGGGTGACCGGCCACTCCTACATCGTGTACGGCCCCCTCGCCAACGGCGCCACCAGCGTCATCTACGAGGGCACCCCGGACACCCCGCACCGCGGCCGGTTCTGGGAGATCGTCCAGAAGTACAAGATCACGATCCTGTACACCGCGCCCACGGCGATCCGGACGTTCATGAAGTGGGGTGACGACATCCCCGCCAAGTACGACATGTCCAGCCTGCGCATCCTGGGCTCCGTCGGCGAGCCGATCAACCCCGAGGCGTACGTCTGGTACCGCGAGCACATCGGCGGCAGCCGCTGCCCGGTCGTGGACACCTGGTGGCAGACGGAGACCGGCGCCATCATGATCAGCCCGCTGCCCGGCGTGACCGCCGGCAAGCCTGGCGCCGCGATGCGCCCGCTCCCCGGCATCACCGCGGACGTGGTCGACGACCAGGGCAACAGCGTTCCCGACGGCGGGGGCGGCTTCCTCGTGGTCAGGGAGCCGTGGCCGTCGATGCTCCGCACGATCTGGGGCGACGACCAGCGTTACATCGAGACCTACTGGAGCAGGTTCGAGGGGATGTACTTCCCCGGCGACGGCGCCAAGAAGGACGAGGACGGCGACCTGTGGCTGCTCGGCCGCGTGGACGACGTCATGCTGGTCTCCGGCCACAACATCTCCACCACCGAGGTGGAGAGCGCGCTGGTCAGCCACCCGAAGGTGGCCGAGGCGGCCGTGGTGGGAGCGACCGACCCGGTGACCGGGCAGGCCATCGTGTCGTTCGTGATCCTGCGCGGAAGCGCTGAGGAGAGCGACGACATCGCCGCCGACCTGCGCAACCACGTGGCCAAGACGCTCGGCCCGATCGCCAAGCCGCGCCAGATCCTGGTGGTGCCCGAGCTGCCCAAGACCCGCTCCGGCAAGATCATGCGCCGCCTCCTGCGTGACGTGGCGGAGAACCGCAGCGTCGGTGACGTCACCACCCTGGCCGACAGCACGGTGATGAACCTGATCTCGGAGAAGCTCCCTTCGGCGAAGTCCGAAGACTGA
- a CDS encoding alpha/beta fold hydrolase yields MAPDESVVQIEGPWTHRAVHAGGTRFHVVEAGEGPLVLLLHGFPQFWWTWRHQLASLARAGYRAVAADLRGYGGSDKPPRGYDLPTLAADAAGLIRALGETGAIVVGHDWGGLLAWTMAVREPKSVRRLVIVSAPHPLRLRSALLTDPFGQLKASAQALGFQLPLLPEHRLRRREGALVGRFLDEWSRPGWPEPEDARTYREAFRIPAVAHCALEYHRWFGRSQLRPDGRRYARVMRTEVEAPTLHLHGALDPRVLPRTAQGSSRYVAAPYRWRLLEGAGHFPHEEIPDVFDTELLGWLADPEPDR; encoded by the coding sequence ATGGCGCCTGACGAGTCGGTCGTCCAGATCGAGGGGCCGTGGACGCACCGCGCGGTCCACGCCGGCGGCACGCGTTTCCACGTCGTCGAGGCCGGCGAGGGACCGCTGGTGCTGCTGCTGCACGGGTTCCCGCAGTTCTGGTGGACCTGGCGACACCAGCTGGCCTCGCTGGCGCGGGCCGGATACCGGGCGGTCGCGGCCGACCTGCGCGGTTACGGCGGCAGCGACAAGCCGCCGCGCGGCTACGACCTGCCCACGCTGGCCGCCGACGCGGCCGGCCTGATCCGCGCGCTGGGCGAGACCGGAGCGATCGTGGTCGGGCACGACTGGGGCGGGCTGCTGGCCTGGACGATGGCCGTACGCGAGCCCAAGAGCGTGCGGCGGCTGGTCATCGTGTCCGCGCCGCATCCGCTGCGGCTGCGCAGCGCGCTGCTCACCGACCCGTTCGGCCAGCTCAAGGCCAGCGCCCAGGCGCTGGGCTTCCAGCTGCCGCTGCTGCCCGAGCACCGGCTGAGGCGCCGCGAAGGGGCGCTGGTCGGCCGGTTCCTCGACGAGTGGTCGCGGCCCGGCTGGCCGGAGCCCGAGGACGCGCGCACCTACCGCGAGGCGTTCAGGATCCCGGCCGTGGCGCACTGCGCGCTGGAATACCACCGCTGGTTCGGCCGCTCCCAGCTGCGTCCTGACGGCCGCCGCTACGCCCGCGTCATGCGCACCGAGGTCGAGGCCCCCACGTTGCATCTGCACGGCGCGCTCGACCCGCGGGTCCTGCCGCGTACGGCCCAGGGCTCGAGCCGCTACGTGGCGGCCCCGTACCGGTGGCGGCTGCTCGAAGGAGCGGGCCACTTCCCCCAT